Part of the Apostichopus japonicus isolate 1M-3 chromosome 13, ASM3797524v1, whole genome shotgun sequence genome is shown below.
tttcttcaatttttctttgtacTCAGATTTCAAATTATGTCAAAAACAACAATCCACCTGGCCGTGCAAGAAATTGCTAAGAAATTCTACAATTTACAGCACCTCAAtgtgaaaaggttaaatagttATGACGGTTTAAACTTCTTACTTCAAACTGAACCAGAAAATAAACCAGACTGCTCACAGAAGATAATTGAATATCACATCCTTAAATTTGTGCCATCAGACGGAACTCTGTTTGAGTTGTGCAACAAACAAGTGGAACTCATGAGGCATCTTCATCACAGAGGCTTCTGTTCCCCAAATCCTGTCGTTGCTGCTAATGGACATTACATCTGGAGACTGAATATGGTCGAGGCTGGCCTTATCAATGAAATGATGTAATTTAACTATTTCTTTATATTAAAGCCACTAACTACATTTGGTATTCTGCACTAAGCTATATTATATAACATACTCATATTGTCATGCCCTTAAAAGCAGAGGTTTTTGACCAGCTTGACACTCAGTTTTACTCTTCAACCAGTTTGCAAGTATTCAAGGAAAATATTATGTGTTAAAGTACTAGGTTTGAATCATTCTGAAATGTAAATTTAACTCAAAACCTTCtgaagtattaaaaaaatatgtcaactGTCGTTACTTCTGTCAAatgaaatgttattaaatatattacatcTCATGCAACAGAATCATATGCCACATTACTTTTTTACTTGATAACTCTGACTCATTGATGTAAAAGTATCCTTATCCTACAGATTTTTAGGAATTATTCTTCTTAATTTTTGTTGCTGGTTTCTTCTGTAGAGCAGACCTTTCTCCTCCTGAAAATGGTTTCTTCATGGTAACTCTTTTAGAATTCATCCCAGGTCGAATTTTAAGCTCTCTGCATCCTGTGCCTTATTATCTCTTTTATGAAGCTGGACAGATGTTAGCCAGACTACATGAGCTTGCAAAGGTCAGTATAGTGACAAAAAGTTACAAGATGAAAAGTAAGTTAGTTTAGGTAGCTGTGAGTCTTACTTTTAAAACACAGTCCATAAGTTGTAGACATTCATTATGCAATTGTATTGTTTCCCATTTGAAGAGACAAGAgatggggaaagggggggggggtgatctcACCAGGTACTGTCAGCATTAGGTTGCTTTAAATGTCTTTTGTTGTCATTACCCAGGCGTACAGTGTATAAGCCAAGATTCTACTCTATTTTGCATGGTTTCTCAGCTAATGAATCTGTAATATTGTCATTGGGCTTTATAGCCTGCATTCCTCTTCTAAAATTTGGAAAAGCAGCTTTCTCTGGTAATTTGATAGAAAACTACTTATCAGCAATGAGAGAGAAGAGTTATTCTGGCAGTTAGAATTAATACTTGGTGGGAAGAAATTGAATGTACAAatcagattttcataatttttttgtcCTGTTTTCTTAAGTCCATATTTGTGGGTGCTCATGATGACTCCCTTATTTTCTACAGACCTATGAAGGAGATTCTCAACCTCTTAAAGAGCTCAGCAACAACTCATATTGGTCCTTGGAGCAAGCTGGGGAAGTTAGTAACTACATGGAAGTGGTAACAGACGAAGAACTCTCCTCAATAATACTTCAAGTTGTGATCAGATTTAAAGAGAATGTCCTTCCAAGATTATCAGATTTACCTTCTGGTAAGAGTTGTTAGTATTCCTAAGTTTTCAGTAAATTATATGTTTAGGTAAAATGTCAGAAAACTATACTACAATCTTGTGGCGTAATCACATCCCTTCTCCCGTCTCCCCCGCAAAATAGATACATAAAATACAGGTAAGACAATTGCCATCTTCTTCTACACCGGGCAACCAACATTTGTTCAAATTTATCACCTCTTTAGTGGTAACTGTTTGCTAAATCAGAGGTGTGTGTTGTCACATGAGAGTTTTCATTGCGACATTTGGTTTCTGTGTATTTTTAAAGATTTATTTCCATAATCAatacggagggggggggggggtgtgatcATATGGCCAGTTTAGTTATTGATTCAAGAGTGGTTGACTTAAcaaacatgcaaacagttagtGTGTTTTGTATGTCTGTTACATAAATCCGACCCTCCAGTATATTGGCTGTTCTACTATACTCAGCAACCAACATTTTTCCGTCTTTAGCATCTCTTTAGTGAAGACTGTTTGCTAAATCACAGGTGTTCGTCACATGAGAGTTATCCTTAGACCTTACCAACTTCCTCACACATTTGATTTAAGCATAGTTTAAATATAaatctgtgtgtgtttttgaaCACATGGTAAGTGCAGTTTGTTGGTTTCAGTGACATTTGATTTCTGTGCATTTGAATGAGTGATGTGGATGCATGTGTGTGATACATTGCTCCTTATCATGATCACCTCAGAACAAGAAGTCCTTTCAGTATTAAAACAGTTATATGAATATACTGTTTGTTGTCAGTTGTAAGTTTCCTTTTTCCGCAGTCAAGTTTCACCTAACATGACCATTGTTTATATGAACAAACCAAAGGCATGCAGTTCTCATTTTTCTTCCAGGAATCATCCACGGAGACTACAATGATGATAATATAATTATCAGCAGTTCAAGTGAACAATGCATCACACCATCCTCTTCCGAATTAAATGATGAAGTAAATGTCATTGACAGTGAACCTTCTGTCAGATTCTCAATCACAGGAGTCATAGATTTCAGTGACATGTCCCATTCCTACCTCGTTTTCGATATTGCCAAAGCTCTTTCTTTCATGGTGATTACCGACGTGCCAGATATTATGGTAGCCGTGAAACATTTCATGAATGGATACTCGTCCAGTCGAGAACTCTTACAGGTTGAAAAGGATGTTTTGATCTCTTGTACGATGGCTAGTTTGGCTCAAAACATTGTTTTAGCTTTGAAAGACTACTCCATCAATCCAGGTAACTCTTATTTGCTGGCATCGATGGATGACTATCCTGTCGCATTGAAGAAGTTATTCCAGCACACTGATGATGAACTAATGACCATGTGGAATTTATGCCAATAAATGTATGTAAATGGATTTATTGATACAATAAAAGAATTGCATGTTTCACTGTAGCAGATACATTGAGCATTTCCATAATTGTCCAGATCATTGAAGGGTTTGTCTTCAACCAAAGATCCCCGTTCTTTGTGTGTGttgcatatatacatgtgtgccACTTATTGTACAACTTTATTTTCACAATGAAATgaggaggggggatggggggagatCATATGGCCAGTTTAGATATTGATAAAAGGGAACCTTGACTTAACAAAGATATGCAAAACGTTAATTTGTGTTTGTATATCTGTTACATAAAGCCGACCCTCCAGTAAAGAGAGAAGATTGAAATACTTTAGATTAGATTTATTAGATAGAGTTAGATTAGTAACCTGTACTCTAGCGCTTTTATTTGGTATACTAACAGGTAACAAACTCCAGCTTTCATTTAAATAACTTAAGTGTCTTGCAGAATGGATGAGGATATATATGTGGAAaaaaattttgatgaaaaaaatggAGAGATGAAGTGTGTTGAAAGATGATGATAGAGGATAGGTCATTGTAAAGTTCTCTACTCCAAAGAATACACTGACAGTATAGAATATATTGTATTCGACTTGTCGCTTCTATTTCTAAATCAGTTCTACTTCTTAATAACAATATGTACATGAATTTAATACAGTGGGAACAAACAGGGTGAATCATACATTGTTTATGTATAAAGATAAGAGTATGACTACTGGAGGGAGAGAGGTCAAAAGGCCACAGCAACGAGACCACAGATTATAAATGAGCCTAGCTGCAGTTACTTAAAGGGGTAGCACATTGTATATCTTGGATATTACAGTCATCAGGGAGCATATTTTCTTCGTATAGAATCCAAATacaatgttatatttatgtaaTGAACATCCATGAACATGCTGTTGCTACGaaagtttctatatatatatagaaataaatttGGCAAACTAATTTCAGATTCtctttttacttatttcttttcccatatataaatgatacaatatgaagtataaaatttaaaatcttTGGAATATGAGGTAGAGATATAATGGCTATATATGGTTTATATTAATATGCTGATTTTATGTGAGCAGCTTCTGTATAAAGTGCTTCTAGTTGACCATTAATAGATACAGTCTTCCTTCTCTAAACTATTATCAAACTAGAAGTGGtagctcaaaagtataaaaCAGAAAGAATAAACAAGCAAGGATAACGTAGAGAACATACAGCGAAATTCTTATCTCCTCTTAATGTGATGTAGACTTAAGAATtttttgggaatttttttttcatacttaAAACAACCTGCAGTGCTTGCAATAGTTTCCACATTTGTCAGTGATTAAGGTGAAATATCAAACAGCTTAAACtataaaagaaatttaatataAGCTTCgaaaattttgagaaatatttctCTTTCTTGGCCTAAGACAGGTTGGCAATAATTGAAGTAGAATTAAATATCTTGTAAAGAAAACTTGGTTACTTTTTTGAGATTGTTTCAGAACGACTAGTTAGAATTTGCAACAAGTGACGTTTTTCAACACTTCCTATTGCCCTAGTTGTCTGCAATACCTGTCTGCACATTTTTCTAACTTTTTCTAAATACAATCTTTGAATTCATTTTAACCTAAgatggaaagaaaagaaaaagccTTTCATATCAAATGTGGGGATCAATTCTTTTCCTCTTCTGCTGCCAGCAAATCCTACCGACAAATTTGCCATTCATCTCTAagggatgtttttgttgcatCGTCTGCAAATATATAGTTGATGCTTTCATTTGATATCCTCCAAAGGTCATCATTTTGTAGGTTGTATGTTTCAGCTGCAATCCTGTATTCTTCTGAGAGATTAGTTGAGAAAACACCTTTATCATCAGTCtggcaaaataaaacaaagttaatCCAATAGTAAAAATATGTTAGACAAAGCAGTGTATAACAAATATGCCAGTTTATGGTATTTTAAGGTCATCAGTAATGCCAAACAATTTTAGTGTGCTAAGAATTGCTAAAATAGCTTTTAATAGTACCACACTACAGGCTCTGATCCACATAATAATGTGGCCCAGAAAGCCAGGAgtaaaaaatcacaaaatatgtCTCAGGGAAGGAAATGATTTTGGGGAGGCATCGCAATGTTTGATGAAGTTTGGATATTGTTAAGTAAAATATCTTGGGATTTCTATCCAGATAACACATTGTTTCATACCTAAAATGATTAGACTCCATATTTtagaaattccaaaacttatgaATACAATGAATATTAGGTACATGCCATCAGGTTTGTAATCTCCACACATGAATAAGGCTGCACAGAATCGtaacataatttatattgaCTGATCGGATGAGGATATTTGCAATGTCAACAATTTGTAAGAGAAGACTTACACAGAGTACAACTGGATGGTTTTTGTTCAACCAATACTTGAAGTGGTGTTCTGAATAGGACTTGACCGTCCGTGAAATTAGGTTGGATGTCAGACAACATTCTGTTCAGgcgaaagaaaagaaaaatggtgTAAAATTATACCACTTAATGTATCACTTGTTAgctaaaatataaacaaaacaaatatactgATCACATTTCAgctgaaaaaaaataatgaatatggAAACATTTGATGCTGCTGACATGGCTTAGCATTAAATCTGTCAAAAAGACAATGCTCAAATGGCTTACTGCCAGAGGAGGAGCTGAAGCAAATCTCCCAAATTGaatgaattttaaaaatttgcttTATCTTTAGGTTCTGGTAAGTTTTTATTGGTCAttgggtgatttttttttgaatgGGAAATTAAACTAGGTGTGAAGAACAGGGCTCACTTGAATGTCACTCCATGATTTGTCATCAACACAGTAATTTTGAGTCTTTGAAACATGTACATGTAGGGCTCATAGCTCTTCTAGATATGACACCATTGCTAGTATCAAAGAGAAATTTTAATCATGACATAGGTGGATAAGAGGAGGGGAAAGGACTGGAGAGGGGTGGAGGaaatttgatatattgaaaGTGAATAATGACAAGTAATTAGAGATGTACCAACTACAAATTTTGGATCTGACCAGACTATCAGGTGGACATCCCTACATGTAACCCTTACTTCAGAAGAGGAGGTGGTACCCTCTCTGTAGATAATATCATAACAGTGTGTAAACGTCACAAATATAGCAAAAGCATGGAAATATGGTGAACGCATTACATTCAGCAACTCTTCATTTCCATACCGATTGGAATCTTCAGTCTATTCACTAGTTCCTCCATCTCGTCAGTACCTCCAGCTGCAGGGTGTATAAAGGTACCATGGCCAATCCTATCAGGGGGTACCTGGAGGAGCATCAGACTCTCGGCTGACCTGTCATCAGTCTAGgaagagaaaaaaggaaatcTAAGTTCTACCGAAAGAGGAACTGGAGGCATATGTAGCTGCCATTTTAACCAGGGGTGCTGCACACTTCTTTGATCAGGGGGCTCAATGCTTATCTAGAGGAGCAGAAAGAACCTTTgttctagaaaaaaaaagttctgacaattttttgggggtgggtggtgggggagggggacaaaaATTTGTCACTGTAGCTACCCCACTTAATTTATCAGTCAGTGTTTTTATTGCAGCATTGATTTATTCAACTAAAATTACTTGAATAAAACCATTGCTTTATCTTTGATGGAACTAAAATCATTCATAAGGTTGTTCCACTCATGTTTTTGAATAGTTTGGAGTCTCATAACCTCCAATTGGGAACTTTGAAAGTTTTTAAGATGAATATTTGAAGATGATGAAAAAGAACAGTAGCAAGCAATAACAAAGAATTCTTTGACTCCCAGTACCTCTGACAATGGAGTTAATAAGACATGTTTACTTTATTGTTTTTCACACAGCTGGTTGGGACAAATATTTTGGATACGGTTCTTTCAGGTCACACTTAGGACGCTTGCGCTGATGGTACAAACAGAAGGGCTATGCAGGTACTGTTAAGATGAAGTTTGAAAACTTTACATACAAGGACTTTGAAGTGTGACATGAGAGTGGTAATACTATGCATTAGAAAAGTTGTCACAACTAGCTGTTTGCACAAACAACCAGAAaaagttttcagttttgaatcAAAGCAACAGTATCTGGTTGGTCATTATAAAAGATGTTTCTGTTGACAGAAAATGTAACACACTTGTTAAtagtaaaatgttgaattgttaAGATCTGTTGATGTAAAAAGGACAGAATAAAAGATGTTTCTGTTGACAGAAAGTGTAACACATTTGTTAAtagtaaaatgttgaattgttaTGATCTGTTAATGTAAAAAATGTCTTTATTAAGGACTAATTTAGTCAATTTTAGAAACTAGAAAGAAAAGTTGCAAGAATTCAACACCAACCTTTAAGTGCAGGACGTTTCAGGAATTTTTATGTTTGAATATACAAATGACTGGTTGGATAGTAGTTGTTATTGAGAGTGACCATTTTGATGGAATTGTATCATTACTGCTTAACTAGCAGCAGTTTACAATCATCCTCCGCTGAAATTTCAAATCGAAAAGTATATGAAGATGTTGAGTGTTGAATAACAGTCTTCCATGTCAACTACATGATAAAACCATCAATCTGTTGAACTGTAGGGTAACTTTACCTCTGCTAGATGGAGAGCTAACTTCAACCCAGCATTCTTTGCTCTGGACAATAGAGGAATAATGTCTGATACATTAGTGGTCTaaagaaagaagacaaagaagaaAATTGTGAATGTTGCATTTTGGTCTTGACTGTTATATGAAACATTATTAGCTGGGAAATATGAACAAACAAGACATCCACTGTCTTAAGgaattatatattatacttaTAAGGGATATGCACTTTTATATTTCCCACATAGGACCTCTAAAATGCTCTGATCCTTAGAATAAGTTGGGACACTTCTCCTAAGCCAATGCTTGGATTCCTTACACAATGGCCAGTACACACCTATGTATCCCAGATATTACATAAACATCCTACTTCATATAACAACTGCCAAATTTAAGTCTGTGGATTCCCTGTTGTACTCTCCTGTGGAAGTTTATCAATAGCTCTAAGGGACCAAAAGCATCATTTCAGGCTGGGTAACCTAAACAAATTTGTATTCTGTCATTTGTCTTCCCCTTCACATCCCATGGAGACGACCGCCCTAACTCCACGTTCACTCCTGATCTCTAAAATGCTGATTGGATATGACTCATACAACACAACAGAAAATCGAACTGATCAACATAAAGATATGCACAACACAGCCCTGCCAATCTACAACCAATTATTTCAAACTAAAACCCTGcttaattgattaattttaaTACTAAAAATCAATGGTACATGAACACATTCAAATTTCTCCCCAGAATCTGCTCATGCCGTGTACAACTATTGGTTTGGATACTACTACAGTATCAATACAAAGActatcaaaacaaatataattacTGGAAAAAGCAAAGTCACTGATAacaagaaagaaggaaaaaaggaaggaaaactACTCACAAATGGGTCCCCACTAAGATCCAATCCTACCAGTAGCCCTTCACTAGAAGTATGGAACTCCTCAGCTAACTTAACTACTTCCCCCATTACAGGAAGTGGGACTTTTCTATCAATAGAGAGGAGAAATCTGtgcaaagacaaaaaaaattaaagctgATGATACcacaacaaaaaaatacttaaaagaGATATGATATATCTTATGCTCAAAGTGGTGACCAAATTATGTTGCCTATTCCAATCAATCATGAAATCAATTGTTCAGGACAATGGGGATCATGCAAAACTTATGTAAGGTTAAGTATGTTTATGCCACCAAAAAATCCATTTGAATTTTCAAGGTATGGGTTACATATGCCACCTGTATTCCATTGTGGTTTTTAATACCTAAGAGATAATGCAAACATGTATCTTTAATAGTGATTTGAGGCCGTCTACGTAATATCATTCCAATAAACGAATGGTTAGCCAACCAGATTGCAGATAATTTGTGAGTTTGTGGGCTTGGAAACTTCAACATAGGCCTCTGAATGCCATTCAGGCACTTAATGGTTCAATGAGAATATAAATGAGGAATATTTACCTTGTTAAAATTCCATTGCTTTCATAATTGCtctgtttgatttcttttaGAACTGTTTCAATATATGTTCTTCGAGTTAATCCTGAACGGAGAAAGTTTATTAAACAGGTTAAAAAAACTGATTGTACTACAAAGTATCAGCatcagaaaaattaaaattgtcacaGATTCGTCCATGTCAAAAAGTAATAGATACTTGGTTTGTACAGATTTGAGGAAGCTATTCAGACCATTTTTGCAGAGTACTTTTGAGGTCTGTGAAATTAGCTTGTCtgataagaaaatatatatgttaatatatacatgtttaactTAAACTGAGAAACATCTATTCATTGCTATACAGTAGCAATGTACTACCACTGAAATGATACCCTGAAGTCTTTCTCCTATTATTAGAATTAGTGTAAGACAGCCAAAATGGAAAGTTACTCTGTGAATTTCAGTTACAACAACAGACCATGCCCAATACAATTCTGTGTCAGTGACTCAGTGTGTAACAAAACTTTTATAATATCATGAAATGAAAGGTAAAGCTTTCTTATTAAGAAACATTCTATGATTCAAAAAATGAGGctacaaagtaaaacaaacatAGCAATTACTCAGCTCAAAAAACTCAAAAAACACACTTGCTagcatcggtaattagacactagtgtacagtcagtacatacagctgtggtcaatacccacagcacagtttacaaacaatacagcgctggacatctcaggtccagctaaagataacaaggtataacgtttcattactgtactgtttgcattttgtagcgacacaaacaaaacgtcacttgcaagcaatggaaaagttaacttttacagaTGGCTGAacccggtttggggcgagtcttcaatgcctttaataatgTTACAAAAAGGAACACCCTGCTATTTATGACATGACTTTCAATACCTGTGCTTGGATTCTCCTTTGGTGAACTTCTCAACTCCAAGTACTTGACATTATCAGCTGCAAATTCCTGAATCACATCTCTGGTAGCTATGGCAACTGCTTCTGCATCATCTACAAGTTTATGGACTAGTGGGAATATCTCAAAACAGCTGCAAGgatgtaaaacaaacatttgcATAATGAAAActttcttaaatatttaaaaagtgaATACTGATTTGGTACTTGTAGATATTGTTACCATCTGCAAAATAACTACTACCTTGAGACCAGTATTTGCCTTACTgaagaattttaaaaaaatgtgactgttttgtcattttctccccccccccccaccatcaaTGACTCTAGTCCTAGTCTACTGTGGGCCATTTGCTAAATTTTGAGAGAATTCCTTCTGAAAATTTGTGATTGAAGTACTAAATCAAAGTGTGCTTCTGtggcaataaaataaaatatccatACTCCTCTAAGCTTCTCTGTTCTCTATTTTCTGtaagtttcttccattttgctaATTTTGCAAGGTCACTGGCTTTTTCATCAGAGCTACTTTTCCTTGCACTCAGCTTCTGTAGAGTGTCTGTGCTGATTGATCCA
Proteins encoded:
- the LOC139978273 gene encoding hydroxylysine kinase-like isoform X1; protein product: MSKTTIHLAVQEIAKKFYNLQHLNVKRLNSYDGLNFLLQTEPENKPDCSQKIIEYHILKFVPSDGTLFELCNKQVELMRHLHHRGFCSPNPVVAANGHYIWRLNMVEAGLINEMIADLSPPENGFFMVTLLEFIPGRILSSLHPVPYYLFYEAGQMLARLHELAKTYEGDSQPLKELSNNSYWSLEQAGEVSNYMEVVTDEELSSIILQVVIRFKENVLPRLSDLPSGIIHGDYNDDNIIISSSSEQCITPSSSELNDEVNVIDSEPSVRFSITGVIDFSDMSHSYLVFDIAKALSFMVITDVPDIMVAVKHFMNGYSSSRELLQVEKDVLISCTMASLAQNIVLALKDYSINPGNSYLLASMDDYPVALKKLFQHTDDELMTMWNLCQ
- the LOC139978273 gene encoding hydroxylysine kinase-like isoform X2; this translates as MGLINGTLFELCNKQVELMRHLHHRGFCSPNPVVAANGHYIWRLNMVEAGLINEMIADLSPPENGFFMVTLLEFIPGRILSSLHPVPYYLFYEAGQMLARLHELAKTYEGDSQPLKELSNNSYWSLEQAGEVSNYMEVVTDEELSSIILQVVIRFKENVLPRLSDLPSGIIHGDYNDDNIIISSSSEQCITPSSSELNDEVNVIDSEPSVRFSITGVIDFSDMSHSYLVFDIAKALSFMVITDVPDIMVAVKHFMNGYSSSRELLQVEKDVLISCTMASLAQNIVLALKDYSINPGNSYLLASMDDYPVALKKLFQHTDDELMTMWNLCQ
- the LOC139978273 gene encoding hydroxylysine kinase-like isoform X3, whose product is MRHLHHRGFCSPNPVVAANGHYIWRLNMVEAGLINEMIADLSPPENGFFMVTLLEFIPGRILSSLHPVPYYLFYEAGQMLARLHELAKTYEGDSQPLKELSNNSYWSLEQAGEVSNYMEVVTDEELSSIILQVVIRFKENVLPRLSDLPSGIIHGDYNDDNIIISSSSEQCITPSSSELNDEVNVIDSEPSVRFSITGVIDFSDMSHSYLVFDIAKALSFMVITDVPDIMVAVKHFMNGYSSSRELLQVEKDVLISCTMASLAQNIVLALKDYSINPGNSYLLASMDDYPVALKKLFQHTDDELMTMWNLCQ
- the LOC139978274 gene encoding N6-Methyl-AMP deaminase-like isoform X1 → MPSRSQTEKKKLHDFCMKIPKVELHAHLNGSISTDTLQKLSARKSSSDEKASDLAKLAKWKKLTENREQRSLEDCFEIFPLVHKLVDDAEAVAIATRDVIQEFAADNVKYLELRSSPKENPSTGLTRRTYIETVLKEIKQSNYESNGILTRFLLSIDRKVPLPVMGEVVKLAEEFHTSSEGLLVGLDLSGDPFTTNVSDIIPLLSRAKNAGLKLALHLAETDDRSAESLMLLQVPPDRIGHGTFIHPAAGGTDEMEELVNRLKIPIECCLTSNLISRTVKSYSEHHFKYWLNKNHPVVLCTDDKGVFSTNLSEEYRIAAETYNLQNDDLWRISNESINYIFADDATKTSLRDEWQICR
- the LOC139978274 gene encoding N6-Methyl-AMP deaminase-like isoform X2 → MELHAHLNGSISTDTLQKLSARKSSSDEKASDLAKLAKWKKLTENREQRSLEDCFEIFPLVHKLVDDAEAVAIATRDVIQEFAADNVKYLELRSSPKENPSTGLTRRTYIETVLKEIKQSNYESNGILTRFLLSIDRKVPLPVMGEVVKLAEEFHTSSEGLLVGLDLSGDPFTTNVSDIIPLLSRAKNAGLKLALHLAETDDRSAESLMLLQVPPDRIGHGTFIHPAAGGTDEMEELVNRLKIPIECCLTSNLISRTVKSYSEHHFKYWLNKNHPVVLCTDDKGVFSTNLSEEYRIAAETYNLQNDDLWRISNESINYIFADDATKTSLRDEWQICR